Proteins encoded within one genomic window of Mesorhizobium sp. AR10:
- a CDS encoding D-alanine:D-lactate ligase-like protein: MPRHMPTLILVHEPEKACFDRLVADGFPAERALEISSYLAQSTDLSPEFDELAATCERRGLAFVPVELDDAATALGKADPETTLVWTLTDGVSYFRGGAAPALARLNGLKTIGADDSLFALCQDKFRSGAVLGALGLPVPQAGLARDGHWLVEPPDSAAGWFVKPNRLGAKIGIWQDSRCEDLGNALELSRRVFAAYRDDVVVQPYVAGRNVRASFLGLKPDTGAEALGISFVDSGADFQTMADSLALYGGTGEAAKAAGHYAEPVLLPVADTQPGAAATIRRIAERLRAGLGLRDVFSIDLRVEADDHVHLIEFEVCPGLPCFDFRAYCRSQWGMGLADAMAETAANRLTDQKRHA; the protein is encoded by the coding sequence ATGCCGAGACACATGCCGACCCTGATCCTCGTCCACGAGCCGGAAAAGGCCTGTTTCGACCGGCTGGTTGCCGATGGTTTTCCTGCCGAGCGTGCACTGGAAATCTCGTCCTATCTGGCGCAGTCGACCGATCTCTCGCCGGAATTCGATGAACTCGCGGCGACGTGCGAGCGGCGCGGCCTGGCCTTCGTGCCGGTCGAACTGGACGATGCCGCGACGGCGCTAGGAAAAGCCGATCCGGAGACCACGTTGGTGTGGACTCTGACCGACGGCGTCTCCTATTTCCGCGGTGGCGCGGCACCGGCTCTGGCAAGGCTGAACGGGCTGAAAACCATTGGCGCCGACGATTCTCTGTTCGCGCTCTGCCAGGACAAGTTCCGATCCGGCGCCGTGCTCGGCGCGCTCGGCCTGCCGGTGCCGCAGGCAGGCCTCGCCCGCGACGGTCACTGGCTGGTCGAGCCGCCGGACTCGGCTGCCGGTTGGTTCGTCAAGCCGAACCGGCTGGGCGCCAAGATCGGCATCTGGCAGGATTCGCGCTGCGAGGATCTCGGCAATGCGCTGGAGCTTAGCCGGCGTGTCTTCGCCGCCTACCGCGACGATGTCGTCGTGCAACCCTATGTCGCTGGGCGCAATGTGCGCGCGAGTTTTCTCGGCCTGAAACCGGACACCGGCGCGGAGGCACTCGGCATCTCCTTTGTCGATTCGGGCGCCGATTTCCAGACCATGGCAGACAGCCTGGCGCTCTATGGCGGCACCGGCGAGGCGGCCAAGGCGGCAGGACACTATGCCGAGCCGGTACTGCTGCCGGTTGCCGACACCCAGCCGGGAGCCGCCGCAACAATTCGACGCATTGCCGAGAGGCTGAGGGCCGGGCTTGGCTTACGGGACGTGTTTTCCATCGATCTCAGGGTCGAGGCGGACGATCATGTCCATCTCATCGAGTTCGAAGTCTGCCCCGGGCTGCCATGCTTCGATTTTCGCGCCTATTGCCGCTCGCAATGGGGCATGGGCCTCGCCGATGCGATGGCCGAAACCGCCGCGAACCGGCTGACCGACCAAAAGCGGCACGCCTGA
- a CDS encoding SMP-30/gluconolactonase/LRE family protein, producing the protein MSETSVSVFSDHICQLGEGPSYDPSIDALFWFDIVNGLLLEQGVGSGALKIHELGQMASALATIDDQLQLIATETGLHIRDVATGKLTLHTAIEADNALTRSNDSRVHPCGAFWVGTMAKDEAKAAGSIYWFFKGELRKLYSDITVSNSICFSEDGSIAYYTDTATGLLMRVACDPATGLPVGESKVFVDHRSSKGYVDGSVVDRDGVLWNAVWGGKAVKAYSPEGALLREIPMPVTQASCPAFVGAKADRLAVTSAWKGKDDKQRKLDPQAGMTFLLDIPVRGRFEPRVLIA; encoded by the coding sequence ATGAGCGAAACCTCCGTTTCTGTCTTTTCCGACCATATCTGCCAACTCGGCGAGGGCCCAAGCTATGATCCCTCCATCGATGCGCTGTTCTGGTTCGATATCGTCAACGGCCTTTTGCTGGAGCAGGGCGTCGGCTCCGGCGCGCTGAAAATCCATGAACTTGGCCAGATGGCCAGCGCACTTGCCACTATCGACGACCAGCTCCAGCTGATCGCCACCGAGACCGGCCTGCATATCCGCGACGTGGCAACCGGCAAGCTAACGCTGCATACGGCAATCGAGGCCGACAATGCGCTGACGCGCTCCAACGATTCGCGCGTCCACCCTTGCGGCGCCTTCTGGGTCGGCACGATGGCCAAGGATGAAGCTAAGGCCGCCGGCTCGATCTACTGGTTTTTCAAAGGCGAGTTGCGCAAGCTGTATTCCGACATCACCGTGTCGAACTCGATTTGTTTCTCGGAAGACGGGTCGATCGCTTATTACACCGACACCGCGACCGGCTTGTTGATGCGCGTCGCTTGCGATCCGGCGACGGGCCTGCCGGTCGGCGAGTCCAAAGTGTTTGTCGACCATCGCTCGTCCAAGGGTTATGTCGACGGCTCCGTGGTCGACCGCGACGGCGTGCTGTGGAACGCCGTCTGGGGTGGAAAGGCGGTCAAGGCTTATTCGCCCGAAGGCGCTCTGCTGCGCGAAATTCCGATGCCGGTGACGCAGGCGTCCTGCCCGGCCTTTGTCGGCGCCAAGGCCGACCGCCTGGCCGTGACCTCGGCCTGGAAGGGCAAGGACGACAAACAGCGCAAGCTCGACCCGCAGGCCGGTATGACCTTCCTGCTCGACATCCCCGTCAGGGGCCGTTTCGAACCGCGCGTGTTGATCGCCTGA
- a CDS encoding 2-dehydro-3-deoxy-6-phosphogalactonate aldolase encodes MTQTAPFPKLRRGLVAILRGLKPDEAVAIGQALFEAGIEAIEVPLNSPEPFASIAKIVEVLPSTALVGAGTVLTSADVDGLHKAGGRLLVSPNIDAEVMGRAMHHGMVTMPGVFTPTEAFQAIRLGASALKFFPASVLGAAGISAMRAVLPAQTLVGAVGGVSEKDFAGYKSAGVSVFGLGSSLFKPGMSVDEVATRAQAAVAAWDIAFGVA; translated from the coding sequence ATGACCCAGACCGCACCTTTTCCGAAACTTAGGCGTGGCCTGGTCGCCATCCTGCGCGGCCTGAAGCCAGACGAGGCGGTGGCCATCGGCCAGGCGCTGTTCGAAGCCGGCATTGAAGCGATCGAAGTGCCGCTCAATTCGCCGGAGCCGTTTGCGTCGATCGCCAAAATCGTCGAAGTGCTTCCTTCGACGGCATTGGTCGGCGCCGGCACGGTACTGACATCAGCCGATGTCGACGGCCTGCACAAGGCCGGCGGCAGGCTGCTGGTCAGCCCCAACATCGATGCCGAAGTCATGGGCCGCGCCATGCATCACGGCATGGTGACGATGCCCGGCGTGTTCACGCCGACCGAGGCCTTCCAGGCGATCAGGCTCGGCGCTTCGGCGCTGAAATTCTTCCCGGCAAGCGTGCTGGGTGCGGCGGGCATTTCGGCAATGCGCGCCGTGCTGCCGGCGCAGACGCTGGTCGGCGCGGTCGGCGGCGTTTCGGAAAAGGATTTTGCCGGCTACAAATCGGCTGGCGTCAGCGTCTTTGGCCTCGGCTCCAGCCTGTTCAAGCCCGGCATGAGCGTTGACGAGGTGGCGACGCGGGCGCAGGCCGCCGTCGCCGCCTGGGACATCGCGTTTGGAGTGGCATGA
- a CDS encoding 2-dehydro-3-deoxygalactonokinase yields the protein MPANKAPSVAVVDWGTTRMRVWLVDEADKVLAERRGDDGLITAQAVGFSTILEGHLAAMGAPEALPVIICGMAGSRQGWLEAPYVTVPSPIDAILAGAISIPGQRRDIRIVPGLAQRQADAPDVMRGEETQLAGAGLPANGRHLVCMPGTHSKWVLAEDGTVAGFCTWPTGELFSVLAAHSILRHSLGEQPKPVTAGNPFFQDWCRRALAEGGDVTSRLFSIRAAGLLQDLQPDDAAACLSGLLIGGEIASANRRYGASAAPIVLIASGALATLYQAVLGLAGLAVRTVDADEAVRSGLIEAARENGMIAKSGVAA from the coding sequence ATTCCGGCAAACAAGGCGCCGTCTGTCGCGGTCGTCGATTGGGGCACCACCCGTATGCGGGTCTGGCTGGTCGACGAAGCCGACAAGGTTCTTGCCGAGCGTCGCGGTGACGACGGGCTGATCACCGCGCAAGCCGTCGGCTTTTCAACTATTCTCGAAGGCCATTTGGCGGCCATGGGCGCGCCGGAAGCGCTGCCGGTCATCATCTGCGGCATGGCCGGCTCCCGCCAGGGCTGGCTCGAGGCGCCCTACGTGACCGTGCCGTCGCCGATCGACGCCATCCTCGCTGGTGCGATCAGCATTCCCGGCCAGCGTCGCGACATCCGCATCGTGCCTGGCCTCGCCCAGCGTCAGGCCGACGCGCCCGACGTGATGCGCGGCGAGGAAACGCAGCTTGCCGGCGCTGGTTTGCCGGCAAACGGCCGCCACCTCGTCTGCATGCCGGGCACGCACTCGAAATGGGTGCTGGCCGAGGACGGCACGGTCGCCGGTTTTTGCACTTGGCCGACCGGCGAGCTGTTTTCGGTGCTGGCGGCGCACTCGATCCTGCGCCACTCGCTGGGCGAGCAGCCCAAGCCCGTCACAGCAGGCAATCCATTCTTCCAGGATTGGTGCAGGAGAGCATTGGCCGAGGGCGGTGATGTCACCTCAAGACTGTTCTCGATCCGCGCCGCCGGCCTGCTGCAGGACCTGCAGCCAGACGATGCTGCTGCTTGCCTGTCCGGCCTGCTGATCGGCGGCGAGATTGCCTCGGCAAATCGCCGCTATGGCGCAAGCGCTGCCCCCATCGTGCTGATTGCCTCCGGCGCCCTCGCGACGCTTTATCAGGCGGTGCTTGGTCTTGCCGGACTTGCGGTCAGGACTGTCGACGCCGACGAGGCGGTGCGATCCGGCCTGATCGAGGCCGCGCGTGAGAATGGCATGATCGCCAAAAGCGGAGTTGCCGCATGA
- a CDS encoding SDR family NAD(P)-dependent oxidoreductase gives MMPSAHFADLEGASVLITGGGSGIGAALTEGFVRQGAKVAFIDIADGPSTALADRVEKELGRRPLYLKTDLRDIEALRVSAASAAEAHGDVTVLVNNAALDDRHAVEDVTVEFWDNNQAVNLRPHFFTAQAVAPGMKRAGGGSIINFTSTSYLINHPDMPAYTAAKAGILGLTKGLAGKLGADRIRVNALAPGWVITERQKELWVTEQGLAAHVAKQCIKDVMRPEDIVGTVLFLASDASRMLTAQMLIVDGGFL, from the coding sequence ATGATGCCATCGGCGCATTTTGCCGACCTCGAAGGTGCCTCGGTGCTGATCACCGGCGGCGGGTCCGGCATTGGCGCCGCACTGACCGAAGGCTTTGTCCGCCAGGGAGCGAAAGTCGCCTTCATCGACATCGCCGACGGCCCAAGCACGGCACTTGCCGACCGCGTCGAGAAAGAGCTTGGCCGGCGGCCGCTCTACCTCAAGACCGACCTGCGCGACATCGAAGCACTGCGGGTCTCAGCCGCGAGCGCTGCCGAGGCGCATGGCGATGTCACAGTGCTGGTCAACAACGCTGCGCTCGATGACCGCCATGCCGTCGAGGACGTCACGGTCGAGTTCTGGGACAACAACCAGGCGGTCAATCTGCGCCCGCATTTCTTCACCGCGCAGGCGGTGGCGCCGGGCATGAAGCGGGCCGGTGGCGGTTCGATCATCAATTTCACCTCGACATCCTACCTGATCAATCACCCGGACATGCCGGCCTATACGGCCGCCAAGGCCGGCATCCTCGGCCTCACCAAGGGGCTCGCCGGCAAGCTCGGCGCCGACCGCATCCGCGTCAACGCGCTTGCGCCCGGCTGGGTGATCACCGAACGGCAAAAGGAGCTCTGGGTCACCGAGCAGGGGCTCGCCGCCCATGTCGCCAAGCAGTGCATCAAGGACGTCATGCGGCCGGAAGACATTGTCGGAACGGTGCTATTCCTGGCGTCCGACGCCTCGCGCATGCTGACAGCGCAGATGCTGATCGTCGACGGAGGGTTCCTGTGA
- a CDS encoding putative bifunctional diguanylate cyclase/phosphodiesterase: MQTTFGTGQASRESTDLAFTDALTGLGNHRRFFDKVDRLISDRSEDPAPFTVGILDLDGFKPINDLFGHKAGDDILIQVAMRLRASMDRHSAVCRIGADEFAFLYPMVFSEEAAAEKSRMLIEILSAPYDVGERTARLSASVGCSLFYSGDETTEILVNKAETALYHAKRSGRGRVVVYTREMEEAAKRVTRIEQALRRAVSAGEVEPHFQPIVDLNTRRTIGFETLARWTDRDLGSVPPTVFIPIAEERGIIGPLSQLVLRKATEAARSWPKDLFLSFNLSPSQLVDQNTGLHILAILDRTGFDPRRLEIEITETGLMNDPASAAQIVEDLRRVGIRVSLDDFGTGQSSLGRLREFHFDKLKIDRAFVSSILDDRPSEHIIRAILAMCEGLGMDVVAEGIEEEAQADRLVQFGCAGGQGYLFGRPVDADATLGYLRDSYRGALHAKAV; encoded by the coding sequence ATGCAAACGACGTTTGGCACCGGGCAGGCAAGCAGGGAAAGCACGGATCTGGCCTTCACAGATGCGTTGACCGGACTTGGCAATCACCGCCGCTTCTTCGACAAGGTCGACCGCCTGATCAGCGATCGTTCCGAGGACCCGGCGCCGTTCACCGTCGGCATTCTCGACCTCGACGGCTTCAAGCCGATCAACGACCTGTTCGGGCACAAGGCCGGCGACGATATCCTGATCCAGGTGGCGATGCGGCTGCGCGCGTCGATGGACCGCCATTCCGCCGTCTGCCGCATCGGCGCCGACGAATTCGCCTTCCTCTATCCGATGGTGTTCAGCGAGGAGGCCGCGGCTGAAAAGTCGCGCATGCTGATCGAAATTCTTTCGGCGCCCTACGATGTCGGCGAACGCACGGCCAGGCTTTCCGCCTCGGTCGGCTGCTCGCTGTTCTACTCGGGCGACGAAACCACGGAAATCCTGGTCAACAAGGCCGAAACGGCCCTGTATCACGCCAAGCGTTCGGGCCGCGGCCGGGTTGTCGTCTACACCCGCGAGATGGAAGAAGCCGCCAAGCGCGTCACCCGCATCGAGCAGGCGCTGCGCCGTGCCGTCTCGGCCGGCGAGGTGGAGCCGCATTTCCAGCCGATCGTCGATTTGAACACCCGCCGGACCATCGGCTTCGAGACACTGGCGCGTTGGACCGACCGCGACCTTGGCTCGGTGCCGCCGACGGTCTTCATCCCCATCGCCGAAGAGCGCGGCATCATCGGCCCGCTGTCGCAACTGGTGCTGCGCAAGGCCACCGAGGCGGCCAGAAGCTGGCCGAAGGATCTGTTCCTGTCCTTCAACCTGTCGCCGTCGCAGCTCGTCGACCAGAACACCGGACTGCACATATTGGCGATCCTCGACCGCACCGGTTTCGATCCGCGCCGGCTGGAGATCGAGATCACCGAGACCGGCCTGATGAACGACCCGGCCTCGGCCGCGCAGATCGTCGAGGATCTGCGCCGTGTCGGCATCCGTGTCTCGCTTGACGATTTCGGCACCGGCCAGTCATCGCTCGGCCGCCTGCGCGAATTCCATTTCGACAAGCTCAAGATCGACCGCGCCTTCGTCTCCTCAATCCTCGACGACCGGCCGTCGGAACACATCATCCGAGCCATTCTCGCCATGTGCGAGGGGCTCGGCATGGACGTGGTCGCCGAAGGCATAGAGGAGGAGGCGCAGGCCGACCGTCTCGTCCAGTTCGGCTGCGCCGGCGGGCAGGGTTATTTGTTCGGCAGGCCTGTCGACGCCGACGCCACGCTTGGCTATCTCCGCGATTCCTATCGCGGCGCCTTGCACGCCAAGGCGGTCTGA
- a CDS encoding GtrA family protein, protein MTTALAAMPSKNDARASWRADLMLALLATLVAFAVNAFGGFRELTNAGGDNDSLLRLVEVRDMLAGQGWFDLHQYRMGPEGGFVMHWSRLVDAPLAAIVLVASALTGSMALAENVAQVLWPALFFCLAVFFTARAARSFAGEGAVLPAVVVGAAALHFIGIFAPGALDHHNVQLTLTMASLSLLLEAPVRRWAALFSGLCAALTLAIGMETAPYVATIGACVAMLLVVDASGERLIARDFGLGFAGVSALVFVTTIPMSAWGQAQCDAFSTVQFLVAAIAGTGLAAIASVDAAGHTRRRRLMSLGLLALVLGAVVVSLFPQCLAAPYANLDPRLKELWLDHIDEAQSLLNLIMADPASVMARYATPLVAIVLMALRLRRGPWRRQETLVGALLAVAFVVSAWQVRGSTFSIAFAVIPLSAWIAKWRERAQTNPSRSVSLRMVAVWLVSVNAVWTGAAAATSTAFEGNKAAAKGSGTDLACERKVSFAPLAQQPNTTVLAISNLGSPILAYSGHRVFAGPYHRNVAGDLLALDAFLGSANDARTILANHHVGLVALCRGSGESQLLAAKAPDGFLAGLMRGSVPEWLEPIAETRGNPIELYRVRPSG, encoded by the coding sequence ATGACCACTGCCCTTGCCGCGATGCCATCCAAAAACGATGCGCGCGCCTCCTGGCGAGCGGACCTCATGCTGGCGTTGCTGGCGACGCTGGTGGCATTTGCCGTCAACGCCTTTGGCGGCTTCAGGGAACTGACCAATGCCGGTGGCGACAATGACAGCCTGCTGCGTCTGGTCGAGGTTCGCGACATGCTGGCCGGCCAGGGCTGGTTCGATCTGCATCAGTACAGGATGGGGCCGGAAGGCGGCTTCGTCATGCACTGGTCGCGGCTGGTCGACGCGCCGCTCGCCGCCATCGTTCTTGTCGCATCGGCCCTGACCGGCAGCATGGCCCTGGCCGAGAACGTGGCGCAAGTGCTGTGGCCGGCGCTGTTCTTCTGCCTTGCGGTGTTTTTCACTGCCCGCGCGGCGCGCAGTTTCGCCGGTGAGGGTGCCGTGCTGCCTGCCGTTGTCGTTGGCGCGGCGGCCCTGCATTTCATCGGCATCTTCGCACCGGGCGCCCTTGATCATCACAATGTCCAGCTGACGCTGACCATGGCCAGCCTGAGCTTGCTGCTCGAAGCGCCCGTGCGCCGCTGGGCTGCGCTGTTTTCGGGCCTGTGCGCCGCGCTGACGCTGGCCATCGGCATGGAAACCGCCCCCTATGTCGCCACCATTGGCGCCTGCGTCGCCATGCTGCTTGTCGTCGACGCGAGTGGCGAAAGGCTGATCGCCAGGGATTTCGGCCTCGGCTTTGCCGGCGTCTCGGCTCTCGTCTTCGTCACCACCATTCCGATGTCGGCCTGGGGTCAGGCACAATGCGATGCGTTCTCGACCGTGCAATTCTTGGTGGCGGCGATCGCCGGAACAGGCCTTGCGGCCATTGCTTCGGTCGATGCGGCTGGCCACACGCGCCGGCGGCGCCTGATGTCGCTTGGTCTCCTCGCTCTCGTGCTCGGCGCTGTCGTGGTGTCGCTGTTCCCGCAATGCCTGGCAGCCCCCTATGCCAACCTCGATCCGCGTCTCAAGGAGTTGTGGCTCGACCACATCGATGAGGCGCAGTCGCTGCTCAATCTCATCATGGCAGACCCGGCTTCGGTGATGGCGCGCTATGCCACGCCGCTGGTGGCGATCGTGCTGATGGCGCTTCGCCTTCGTCGCGGACCCTGGCGCCGCCAGGAAACCCTTGTCGGCGCGCTGCTTGCGGTGGCGTTCGTCGTCAGCGCCTGGCAGGTCCGCGGCTCGACATTCTCGATTGCCTTTGCGGTGATCCCCCTTTCCGCCTGGATCGCAAAATGGCGTGAGCGGGCGCAAACCAATCCCTCGCGCAGTGTATCGCTGCGCATGGTCGCGGTCTGGCTGGTGTCGGTGAACGCCGTCTGGACCGGCGCTGCGGCGGCGACGTCGACTGCCTTCGAAGGCAACAAGGCGGCGGCCAAGGGCAGTGGCACCGATTTGGCCTGTGAGCGCAAGGTCTCCTTTGCGCCGCTTGCCCAGCAGCCGAACACCACTGTGCTGGCCATTTCCAACCTGGGATCGCCGATCCTGGCCTATTCCGGGCACCGCGTCTTCGCCGGGCCTTATCATCGCAACGTCGCGGGAGACCTGCTTGCGCTCGATGCTTTCCTGGGATCGGCCAACGATGCCAGGACAATCCTGGCAAATCATCACGTGGGCCTTGTAGCACTGTGCCGCGGCAGTGGGGAAAGCCAGCTTCTCGCCGCCAAGGCGCCGGACGGCTTTCTTGCCGGGCTGATGCGCGGCAGCGTGCCGGAATGGCTCGAACCGATCGCGGAAACCCGGGGAAACCCGATCGAATTGTACCGCGTCCGGCCCAGCGGCTGA
- a CDS encoding GtrA family protein, producing the protein MSEILPAFVQTRLFRFVTVGVGAALLLFALSWLLVSLGFSPFIGSVVAYAIAVVVAYSAQRGWTFGGQHDHASAMPRYLVLQVGCAVFSGLVSHVAVACFGMSPVAMSALTTVAASAVSYVLSSLWVFPVRD; encoded by the coding sequence ATGAGCGAGATATTGCCAGCCTTTGTGCAGACACGCCTGTTCCGGTTCGTGACGGTGGGCGTCGGTGCCGCATTGCTGCTGTTCGCTCTCTCGTGGCTGCTGGTTTCGCTGGGCTTTTCGCCCTTCATCGGCAGTGTCGTCGCCTATGCGATCGCCGTCGTCGTTGCCTATTCCGCGCAGCGCGGCTGGACATTCGGCGGACAGCACGATCATGCAAGCGCGATGCCGCGCTATCTTGTGCTGCAGGTCGGATGCGCAGTGTTTTCGGGCCTGGTGTCGCATGTAGCGGTGGCGTGTTTCGGCATGTCGCCTGTTGCCATGTCGGCGCTGACGACGGTTGCCGCAAGCGCGGTGAGCTACGTTCTGTCGTCGCTGTGGGTGTTTCCGGTGCGCGACTAG
- a CDS encoding glycosyltransferase family 2 protein has translation MNAVTTIRAASARQLELTILMPCLNEAETLAICIGKAKSFLDKACISGEVLIADNGSTDGSQQIAADMGARVVPVPQKGYGAALLGGIAAAKGRFIIMGDADDSYDFGALEAFVSRLRDGADLVMGNRFQGGIEAGAMPPLHRYLGNPVLSFVGRLFFRIKTGDFHCGLRGFNTESIRKLDLQTTGMEFASEMVVRGALAGLRIEEVPTTLKPDGRSRPPHLRTWRDGWRHLKFLLIYNPRWMFFIPGTVLGGLGLLFAALLVFGPLRVIDNLSLDLNTFVAACFMVVTGVQLITFGAISRYYAEITGILPASSRSDWLTRTISTDRLAANAGICFAGGVLFFGYAVARWAHLGFGQLYDSEIPRIVVLGLSLIVISFQAFFSAFLLGVLEIPVKRMKSGQTDSMAPRDEA, from the coding sequence ATGAACGCCGTCACAACCATCCGCGCCGCCTCGGCCAGACAGCTCGAACTCACCATCCTCATGCCGTGCCTCAACGAGGCCGAGACGCTGGCCATCTGCATCGGCAAGGCGAAATCCTTCCTCGACAAGGCATGCATCTCCGGCGAGGTGCTGATCGCCGACAACGGCAGCACCGACGGATCGCAGCAGATCGCCGCGGACATGGGCGCGCGCGTTGTGCCGGTGCCACAGAAAGGCTATGGCGCGGCCCTGCTGGGCGGCATTGCCGCCGCCAAGGGCCGCTTCATCATCATGGGCGATGCCGACGACAGCTATGATTTCGGCGCGCTGGAAGCGTTCGTCTCGCGGCTGCGCGATGGCGCCGACCTGGTCATGGGCAATCGCTTCCAGGGCGGCATCGAGGCCGGCGCCATGCCGCCGCTGCACCGCTATCTCGGCAACCCGGTGCTCAGCTTTGTCGGCCGCCTGTTCTTCCGCATCAAGACCGGTGATTTCCACTGCGGCCTGCGCGGCTTCAACACCGAGAGCATCCGGAAGCTCGACCTGCAGACGACAGGCATGGAATTCGCCAGCGAGATGGTGGTGCGCGGCGCCCTTGCCGGGCTGCGCATCGAGGAAGTGCCGACCACTCTCAAGCCCGACGGCCGCAGCCGGCCGCCGCATCTGCGGACCTGGCGCGACGGCTGGCGGCATCTGAAGTTTCTGCTGATCTACAATCCGCGCTGGATGTTCTTCATACCGGGCACGGTGCTCGGCGGTCTCGGCCTGTTGTTTGCAGCGCTGCTGGTGTTCGGGCCGCTGCGCGTGATCGACAATCTGTCGCTAGACCTCAACACCTTCGTCGCCGCCTGCTTCATGGTCGTCACCGGCGTCCAGCTCATCACCTTCGGTGCCATTTCGCGCTACTATGCCGAGATAACCGGTATTCTGCCGGCGAGCAGTCGTTCCGACTGGCTGACCAGAACCATCAGCACCGACCGTCTTGCCGCCAATGCCGGCATCTGCTTTGCCGGCGGCGTGCTGTTCTTCGGCTATGCCGTGGCGCGCTGGGCGCATCTCGGCTTTGGCCAGCTCTACGATTCCGAAATCCCGCGCATCGTCGTCCTCGGCCTGAGCCTGATCGTCATTTCATTCCAGGCCTTTTTCTCGGCCTTTCTGCTCGGTGTCCTCGAAATACCGGTCAAGCGGATGAAATCCGGCCAGACTGATTCTATGGCGCCGCGCGACGAAGCATGA
- the gshB gene encoding glutathione synthase — protein MKLKIAVQMDHISTVSIAGDTSFALSLEAQRRGHQLFHYTPDRLSLRDGKVFARIEEMQVRDEKSNHYTLGEKVRTDLSEMDVILLRQDPPFDMNYITTTHILERIHPETLVVNDPAWVRNSPEKIFVTEFSDLMPDTLITKDPLEVAAFRKEFGDIIVKPLYGNGGAGIFHLLEGDRNLASLLEMFGQMFREPYIVQRYLKDVRKGDKRIILIDGEPVGAINRVPAEHDSRSNMHVGGRAEKTELTAREREICARIGPSLKERGFILVGIDVIGDYMTEINVTSPTGVREVQRFGGADIASLFWDAVEGKRR, from the coding sequence ATGAAGCTGAAAATCGCCGTCCAGATGGACCATATCTCCACCGTCTCGATCGCCGGCGACACATCCTTTGCGCTGTCGCTGGAAGCGCAGCGGCGCGGCCACCAGCTGTTCCACTACACGCCCGACCGGCTGTCGCTGCGCGACGGCAAGGTGTTTGCCCGCATCGAGGAAATGCAGGTCCGCGACGAGAAGAGCAACCACTATACGCTGGGCGAGAAGGTGCGCACCGACCTGTCGGAAATGGATGTCATCCTGCTGCGCCAGGATCCGCCCTTCGACATGAACTATATCACCACCACGCACATTCTGGAGCGCATCCATCCCGAGACGCTGGTGGTCAACGACCCGGCCTGGGTGCGCAACAGCCCGGAAAAGATTTTTGTCACCGAGTTTTCCGACCTGATGCCGGACACGCTGATCACCAAGGACCCACTCGAGGTTGCCGCCTTCCGAAAGGAGTTCGGCGACATCATCGTCAAGCCGCTCTATGGCAATGGCGGCGCCGGCATCTTCCATCTGCTGGAGGGCGACCGCAACCTCGCCTCGCTGCTGGAAATGTTCGGCCAGATGTTCCGCGAGCCCTACATCGTGCAGCGCTATCTCAAGGACGTGCGCAAGGGCGACAAGCGCATCATCCTGATCGACGGCGAGCCAGTCGGCGCCATCAACCGGGTGCCGGCCGAGCATGATTCCCGCTCCAACATGCATGTCGGCGGCCGCGCCGAAAAGACCGAGCTGACGGCGCGCGAGCGCGAGATCTGCGCCCGCATCGGCCCGTCGCTGAAGGAGCGCGGCTTTATCCTTGTCGGTATCGACGTCATCGGCGACTACATGACCGAGATCAACGTGACGTCGCCGACTGGCGTGCGCGAGGTGCAGCGTTTTGGCGGCGCCGACATCGCCAGCCTGTTCTGGGATGCCGTTGAAGGGAAGAGGCGCTAG